In Labrus bergylta chromosome 1, fLabBer1.1, whole genome shotgun sequence, one genomic interval encodes:
- the osbp gene encoding oxysterol-binding protein 1 isoform X3, with protein sequence MSEPKPPTPTPGDNYKGWLFKWTNYIKGYQRRWFVLSNGLLSYYRSQAEMGHTCRGTINLATANIAVEDSCNFVISNGGAQTYHLKANSEIERQRWITALELAKAKAVHMQAESDDSGDECPAVPPTSGQGGGCRNSEVQSTLRTLNSKVEDLTTCNDLIVKHGSALQRSLTELEAVRVGGDMGEKIRQVTERATLFRITSNAMINACRDFLSLAQSHSKRWQKALQVERDQRIRLEETLEQLAKQHNHLERAFRGATVLPSSFSNSTLGNKGGAGKGDASDEDDDNEFFDAMEDPAEFITVPADPKYHRRSGSNVSGLSSETGMDDQSVNFDEQSLASNPESPQPLELEPVRQRRTRIPDKPNYYLNLWSIMKNCIGKELSKIPMPVNFNEPLSMLQRLSEDLEYFELLDKAAKCQSSLEQMCYVAAFTVSSYSTTVHRTGKPFNPLLGETFELDRLKECGYRSLCEQVSHHPPAAAHHAFSEKGWSLRQEITLASKFRGKYLSIMPLGSIQCLFEKSNNHYSWKKVTTTIHNIIVGKLWIDQSGEIDVVNHKTGDRCHLKFTPYSYFSRDVPRKVTGVVTDKEGKAHYVLSGTWDEKMEFSRVMQSSKGENGTEGKQRTVYQTLKAKEIWTKNPLPEGAENMYYFSSLALTLNEHEEGVAPTDSRRRPDQRLMEDGRWDEANAEKQRLEEKQRITRREREREAVKVASSPEEAVTEDSINDSPLKMETATEANEVSEETDTEDSPPHTPVASSYGPSPPPYTTEGNEGPYGAQVKSIHQDNHQALWFEKLDDPVSGETLHVYKGGYWEAKDQAEWDLCPDIF encoded by the exons ATGTCGGAGCCCAAGCCCCCAACCCCAACCCCTGGAGACAACTACAAGGGCTGGCTCTTCAAATGGACTAACTACATTAAAGGTTACCAGAGACGCTGGTTTGTCCTAAGCAATGGACTTCTGTCTTACTACAG GAGCCAGGCAGAGATGGGTCACACATGTCGAGGCACCATCAATTTGGCAACTGCCAATATTGCTGTTGAGGACTCCTGTAATTTTGTCATTTCCAATGGAGGGGCACAAACCTATCACCTTAAGGCCAACTCAGAAATAGAGCGCCAGCGATGGATCACTGCTCTGGAGCTTGCCAAGGCAAAGGCTGTCCACATGCAGGCTGAATCAG aTGACTCAGGCGATGAATGTCCAGCTGTGCCCCCCACCTCAGGACAGGGTGGCGGTTGCCGTAACTCAGAAGTCCAGTCCACACTACGCACACTCAACAGCAAGGTGGAGGACCTCACCACCTGTAATGATCTTATTGTAAAGCATGGCTCTGCCCTCCAAAG gtctctGACAGAACTGGAGGCGGTTCGTGTCGGAGGCGACATGGGGGAAAAGATAAGACAAGTTACAGAAAGAGCAACGCTGTTCAGAATAACCTCCAACGCCATGATTAAT GCTTGTAGAGACTTTCTCTCCCTGGCACAGAGCCACAGTAAGCGCTGGCAGAAGGCCTTACAGGTTGAAAGAGACCAGAGGATACGGCTGGAGGAGACTCTGGAGCAGCTTGCTAAACAGCACAACCACTTGGAAAGAGCTTTCCGAGGAGCTACAGTTCTCCCATCTTCATTCAGCAATTCCACCTTAGGAAACAAAG GTGGGGCAGGAAAAGGTGATGCcagtgatgaggatgatgataaCGAATTCTTTGATGCTATGGAAGACCCAGCAGAGTTTATTACTGTCCCTGCTGATCCCAAGTATCACAG AAGATCTGGCAGCAACGTCAGCGGGCTCAGCAGTGAGACTGGAATGGACGATCAGTCCGTTAAT TTTGATGAGCAGTCTTTGGCATCCAATCCAGAGTCTCCACAGCCCCTGGAGCTAGAGCCAGTTAGACAAAGAAGGACACGAATCCCCGACAAGCCCAACTATTACCTCAACCTGTGGAGCATTATGAAGAATTGCATTGGAAAGGAGCTCTCAAAGATACCAATGCCT GTGAATTTCAATGAGCCCCTCTCAATGCTGCAACGTCTATCTGAAGACCTGGAGTACTTCGAACTGCTGGATAAGGCTGCTAAATGTCAGAGCTCTCTGGAGCAGATGTGTTATGTTGCTGCGTTTACAGTCTCCTCCTATTCCACAACAGTCCACCGCACAGGAAAGCCCTTCAATCCTCTACTGGGTGAAACATTTGAGCTTGACAGGCTAAAAGAGTGCGGCTACCGCTCCCTCTGTGAACAG GTGAGTCACCatccacctgctgctgctcaccaCGCCTTCTCAGAAAAGGGCTGGAGCCTCAGACAAGAAATCACCTTGGCCAGCAAGTTCAGAGGAAAATATCTTTCCATCATGCCTTTGG GTTCTATTCAGTGTCTATTTGAAAAGAGCAACAATCACTACTCCTGGAAGAAAGtgacaacaacaatacacaacattaTTGTTGGTAAATTATGGATTGACCAG TCAGGCGAGATCGATGTGGTGAACCACAAGACAGGAGATCGCTGCCACCTGAAGTTTACTCCTTACAGTTACTTCTCTAGGGATGTACCAAGAAAG GTCACTGGAGTTGTCACAGACAAGGAAGGAAAGGCCCACTATGTGCTATCAGGAACCTGGGATGAGAAGATGGAGTTTTCCAGAGTAATGCAGAGCAGTAAAGGCGAGAACGGCACCGAAGGCAAACAGAGGACTGTCTATCAGACACTCAAAGCGAAAGAAATCTGGACAAAGAATCCTTTACC AGAGGGAGCGGAGAACATGTACTACTTCTCCTCACTGGCCTTGACGCTCAATGAGCATGAAGAGGGAGTGGCGCCGACAGACAGTCGCAGACGCCCTGACCAACGGTTAATGGAGGACGGCCGTTGGGACGAGGCcaatgcagaaaaacagagactgGAGGAGAAACAACGCATTACAcggcgagagagggagagggaggctGTCAAGGTAGCCAGTTCACCTGaggaag CTGTCACTGAGGATTCAATCAATGATTCACCCTTGAAAA TGGAGACTGCCACAGAAGCTAATGAGGTTTCAGAAGAAA CTGACACAGAGGACTCTCCCCCTCACACACCTGTTGCAT CCTCTTATGGACCATCTCCTCCCCCTTATACAA CTGAAGGCAACGAAGGTCCTTATGGAGCGCAAGTCAAAA GCATCCATCAGGACAACCACCAGGCACTGTGGTTTGAGAAGTTGGACGACCCAGTATCCGGAGAGACCTTGCATGTCTACAAGGGCGGTTACTGGGAGGCAAAGGACCAAGCTGAATGGGACCTGTGCCCCGACATCTTCTAA
- the osbp gene encoding oxysterol-binding protein 1 isoform X12, with the protein MSEPKPPTPTPGDNYKGWLFKWTNYIKGYQRRWFVLSNGLLSYYRSQAEMGHTCRGTINLATANIAVEDSCNFVISNGGAQTYHLKANSEIERQRWITALELAKAKAVHMQAESDDSGDECPAVPPTSGQGGGCRNSEVQSTLRTLNSKVEDLTTCNDLIVKHGSALQRSLTELEAVRVGGDMGEKIRQVTERATLFRITSNAMINACRDFLSLAQSHSKRWQKALQVERDQRIRLEETLEQLAKQHNHLERAFRGATVLPSSFSNSTLGNKGGAGKGDASDEDDDNEFFDAMEDPAEFITVPADPKYHRRSGSNVSGLSSETGMDDQSVNFDEQSLASNPESPQPLELEPVRQRRTRIPDKPNYYLNLWSIMKNCIGKELSKIPMPVNFNEPLSMLQRLSEDLEYFELLDKAAKCQSSLEQMCYVAAFTVSSYSTTVHRTGKPFNPLLGETFELDRLKECGYRSLCEQVSHHPPAAAHHAFSEKGWSLRQEITLASKFRGKYLSIMPLGSIQCLFEKSNNHYSWKKVTTTIHNIIVGKLWIDQSGEIDVVNHKTGDRCHLKFTPYSYFSRDVPRKVTGVVTDKEGKAHYVLSGTWDEKMEFSRVMQSSKGENGTEGKQRTVYQTLKAKEIWTKNPLPEGAENMYYFSSLALTLNEHEEGVAPTDSRRRPDQRLMEDGRWDEANAEKQRLEEKQRITRREREREAVKVASSPEEAVTEDSINDSPLKTDAVETATEANEVSEESIHQDNHQALWFEKLDDPVSGETLHVYKGGYWEAKDQAEWDLCPDIF; encoded by the exons ATGTCGGAGCCCAAGCCCCCAACCCCAACCCCTGGAGACAACTACAAGGGCTGGCTCTTCAAATGGACTAACTACATTAAAGGTTACCAGAGACGCTGGTTTGTCCTAAGCAATGGACTTCTGTCTTACTACAG GAGCCAGGCAGAGATGGGTCACACATGTCGAGGCACCATCAATTTGGCAACTGCCAATATTGCTGTTGAGGACTCCTGTAATTTTGTCATTTCCAATGGAGGGGCACAAACCTATCACCTTAAGGCCAACTCAGAAATAGAGCGCCAGCGATGGATCACTGCTCTGGAGCTTGCCAAGGCAAAGGCTGTCCACATGCAGGCTGAATCAG aTGACTCAGGCGATGAATGTCCAGCTGTGCCCCCCACCTCAGGACAGGGTGGCGGTTGCCGTAACTCAGAAGTCCAGTCCACACTACGCACACTCAACAGCAAGGTGGAGGACCTCACCACCTGTAATGATCTTATTGTAAAGCATGGCTCTGCCCTCCAAAG gtctctGACAGAACTGGAGGCGGTTCGTGTCGGAGGCGACATGGGGGAAAAGATAAGACAAGTTACAGAAAGAGCAACGCTGTTCAGAATAACCTCCAACGCCATGATTAAT GCTTGTAGAGACTTTCTCTCCCTGGCACAGAGCCACAGTAAGCGCTGGCAGAAGGCCTTACAGGTTGAAAGAGACCAGAGGATACGGCTGGAGGAGACTCTGGAGCAGCTTGCTAAACAGCACAACCACTTGGAAAGAGCTTTCCGAGGAGCTACAGTTCTCCCATCTTCATTCAGCAATTCCACCTTAGGAAACAAAG GTGGGGCAGGAAAAGGTGATGCcagtgatgaggatgatgataaCGAATTCTTTGATGCTATGGAAGACCCAGCAGAGTTTATTACTGTCCCTGCTGATCCCAAGTATCACAG AAGATCTGGCAGCAACGTCAGCGGGCTCAGCAGTGAGACTGGAATGGACGATCAGTCCGTTAAT TTTGATGAGCAGTCTTTGGCATCCAATCCAGAGTCTCCACAGCCCCTGGAGCTAGAGCCAGTTAGACAAAGAAGGACACGAATCCCCGACAAGCCCAACTATTACCTCAACCTGTGGAGCATTATGAAGAATTGCATTGGAAAGGAGCTCTCAAAGATACCAATGCCT GTGAATTTCAATGAGCCCCTCTCAATGCTGCAACGTCTATCTGAAGACCTGGAGTACTTCGAACTGCTGGATAAGGCTGCTAAATGTCAGAGCTCTCTGGAGCAGATGTGTTATGTTGCTGCGTTTACAGTCTCCTCCTATTCCACAACAGTCCACCGCACAGGAAAGCCCTTCAATCCTCTACTGGGTGAAACATTTGAGCTTGACAGGCTAAAAGAGTGCGGCTACCGCTCCCTCTGTGAACAG GTGAGTCACCatccacctgctgctgctcaccaCGCCTTCTCAGAAAAGGGCTGGAGCCTCAGACAAGAAATCACCTTGGCCAGCAAGTTCAGAGGAAAATATCTTTCCATCATGCCTTTGG GTTCTATTCAGTGTCTATTTGAAAAGAGCAACAATCACTACTCCTGGAAGAAAGtgacaacaacaatacacaacattaTTGTTGGTAAATTATGGATTGACCAG TCAGGCGAGATCGATGTGGTGAACCACAAGACAGGAGATCGCTGCCACCTGAAGTTTACTCCTTACAGTTACTTCTCTAGGGATGTACCAAGAAAG GTCACTGGAGTTGTCACAGACAAGGAAGGAAAGGCCCACTATGTGCTATCAGGAACCTGGGATGAGAAGATGGAGTTTTCCAGAGTAATGCAGAGCAGTAAAGGCGAGAACGGCACCGAAGGCAAACAGAGGACTGTCTATCAGACACTCAAAGCGAAAGAAATCTGGACAAAGAATCCTTTACC AGAGGGAGCGGAGAACATGTACTACTTCTCCTCACTGGCCTTGACGCTCAATGAGCATGAAGAGGGAGTGGCGCCGACAGACAGTCGCAGACGCCCTGACCAACGGTTAATGGAGGACGGCCGTTGGGACGAGGCcaatgcagaaaaacagagactgGAGGAGAAACAACGCATTACAcggcgagagagggagagggaggctGTCAAGGTAGCCAGTTCACCTGaggaag CTGTCACTGAGGATTCAATCAATGATTCACCCTTGAAAA CTGATGCAGTGGAGACTGCCACAGAAGCTAATGAGGTTTCAGAAGAAA GCATCCATCAGGACAACCACCAGGCACTGTGGTTTGAGAAGTTGGACGACCCAGTATCCGGAGAGACCTTGCATGTCTACAAGGGCGGTTACTGGGAGGCAAAGGACCAAGCTGAATGGGACCTGTGCCCCGACATCTTCTAA
- the osbp gene encoding oxysterol-binding protein 1 isoform X9 — translation MSEPKPPTPTPGDNYKGWLFKWTNYIKGYQRRWFVLSNGLLSYYRSQAEMGHTCRGTINLATANIAVEDSCNFVISNGGAQTYHLKANSEIERQRWITALELAKAKAVHMQAESDDSGDECPAVPPTSGQGGGCRNSEVQSTLRTLNSKVEDLTTCNDLIVKHGSALQRSLTELEAVRVGGDMGEKIRQVTERATLFRITSNAMINACRDFLSLAQSHSKRWQKALQVERDQRIRLEETLEQLAKQHNHLERAFRGATVLPSSFSNSTLGNKGGAGKGDASDEDDDNEFFDAMEDPAEFITVPADPKYHRRSGSNVSGLSSETGMDDQSVNFDEQSLASNPESPQPLELEPVRQRRTRIPDKPNYYLNLWSIMKNCIGKELSKIPMPVNFNEPLSMLQRLSEDLEYFELLDKAAKCQSSLEQMCYVAAFTVSSYSTTVHRTGKPFNPLLGETFELDRLKECGYRSLCEQVSHHPPAAAHHAFSEKGWSLRQEITLASKFRGKYLSIMPLGSIQCLFEKSNNHYSWKKVTTTIHNIIVGKLWIDQSGEIDVVNHKTGDRCHLKFTPYSYFSRDVPRKVTGVVTDKEGKAHYVLSGTWDEKMEFSRVMQSSKGENGTEGKQRTVYQTLKAKEIWTKNPLPEGAENMYYFSSLALTLNEHEEGVAPTDSRRRPDQRLMEDGRWDEANAEKQRLEEKQRITRREREREAVKVASSPEEAVTEDSINDSPLKTDAVETATEANEVSEETSYGPSPPPYTSIHQDNHQALWFEKLDDPVSGETLHVYKGGYWEAKDQAEWDLCPDIF, via the exons ATGTCGGAGCCCAAGCCCCCAACCCCAACCCCTGGAGACAACTACAAGGGCTGGCTCTTCAAATGGACTAACTACATTAAAGGTTACCAGAGACGCTGGTTTGTCCTAAGCAATGGACTTCTGTCTTACTACAG GAGCCAGGCAGAGATGGGTCACACATGTCGAGGCACCATCAATTTGGCAACTGCCAATATTGCTGTTGAGGACTCCTGTAATTTTGTCATTTCCAATGGAGGGGCACAAACCTATCACCTTAAGGCCAACTCAGAAATAGAGCGCCAGCGATGGATCACTGCTCTGGAGCTTGCCAAGGCAAAGGCTGTCCACATGCAGGCTGAATCAG aTGACTCAGGCGATGAATGTCCAGCTGTGCCCCCCACCTCAGGACAGGGTGGCGGTTGCCGTAACTCAGAAGTCCAGTCCACACTACGCACACTCAACAGCAAGGTGGAGGACCTCACCACCTGTAATGATCTTATTGTAAAGCATGGCTCTGCCCTCCAAAG gtctctGACAGAACTGGAGGCGGTTCGTGTCGGAGGCGACATGGGGGAAAAGATAAGACAAGTTACAGAAAGAGCAACGCTGTTCAGAATAACCTCCAACGCCATGATTAAT GCTTGTAGAGACTTTCTCTCCCTGGCACAGAGCCACAGTAAGCGCTGGCAGAAGGCCTTACAGGTTGAAAGAGACCAGAGGATACGGCTGGAGGAGACTCTGGAGCAGCTTGCTAAACAGCACAACCACTTGGAAAGAGCTTTCCGAGGAGCTACAGTTCTCCCATCTTCATTCAGCAATTCCACCTTAGGAAACAAAG GTGGGGCAGGAAAAGGTGATGCcagtgatgaggatgatgataaCGAATTCTTTGATGCTATGGAAGACCCAGCAGAGTTTATTACTGTCCCTGCTGATCCCAAGTATCACAG AAGATCTGGCAGCAACGTCAGCGGGCTCAGCAGTGAGACTGGAATGGACGATCAGTCCGTTAAT TTTGATGAGCAGTCTTTGGCATCCAATCCAGAGTCTCCACAGCCCCTGGAGCTAGAGCCAGTTAGACAAAGAAGGACACGAATCCCCGACAAGCCCAACTATTACCTCAACCTGTGGAGCATTATGAAGAATTGCATTGGAAAGGAGCTCTCAAAGATACCAATGCCT GTGAATTTCAATGAGCCCCTCTCAATGCTGCAACGTCTATCTGAAGACCTGGAGTACTTCGAACTGCTGGATAAGGCTGCTAAATGTCAGAGCTCTCTGGAGCAGATGTGTTATGTTGCTGCGTTTACAGTCTCCTCCTATTCCACAACAGTCCACCGCACAGGAAAGCCCTTCAATCCTCTACTGGGTGAAACATTTGAGCTTGACAGGCTAAAAGAGTGCGGCTACCGCTCCCTCTGTGAACAG GTGAGTCACCatccacctgctgctgctcaccaCGCCTTCTCAGAAAAGGGCTGGAGCCTCAGACAAGAAATCACCTTGGCCAGCAAGTTCAGAGGAAAATATCTTTCCATCATGCCTTTGG GTTCTATTCAGTGTCTATTTGAAAAGAGCAACAATCACTACTCCTGGAAGAAAGtgacaacaacaatacacaacattaTTGTTGGTAAATTATGGATTGACCAG TCAGGCGAGATCGATGTGGTGAACCACAAGACAGGAGATCGCTGCCACCTGAAGTTTACTCCTTACAGTTACTTCTCTAGGGATGTACCAAGAAAG GTCACTGGAGTTGTCACAGACAAGGAAGGAAAGGCCCACTATGTGCTATCAGGAACCTGGGATGAGAAGATGGAGTTTTCCAGAGTAATGCAGAGCAGTAAAGGCGAGAACGGCACCGAAGGCAAACAGAGGACTGTCTATCAGACACTCAAAGCGAAAGAAATCTGGACAAAGAATCCTTTACC AGAGGGAGCGGAGAACATGTACTACTTCTCCTCACTGGCCTTGACGCTCAATGAGCATGAAGAGGGAGTGGCGCCGACAGACAGTCGCAGACGCCCTGACCAACGGTTAATGGAGGACGGCCGTTGGGACGAGGCcaatgcagaaaaacagagactgGAGGAGAAACAACGCATTACAcggcgagagagggagagggaggctGTCAAGGTAGCCAGTTCACCTGaggaag CTGTCACTGAGGATTCAATCAATGATTCACCCTTGAAAA CTGATGCAGTGGAGACTGCCACAGAAGCTAATGAGGTTTCAGAAGAAA CCTCTTATGGACCATCTCCTCCCCCTTATACAA GCATCCATCAGGACAACCACCAGGCACTGTGGTTTGAGAAGTTGGACGACCCAGTATCCGGAGAGACCTTGCATGTCTACAAGGGCGGTTACTGGGAGGCAAAGGACCAAGCTGAATGGGACCTGTGCCCCGACATCTTCTAA
- the osbp gene encoding oxysterol-binding protein 1 isoform X15 has translation MSEPKPPTPTPGDNYKGWLFKWTNYIKGYQRRWFVLSNGLLSYYRSQAEMGHTCRGTINLATANIAVEDSCNFVISNGGAQTYHLKANSEIERQRWITALELAKAKAVHMQAESDDSGDECPAVPPTSGQGGGCRNSEVQSTLRTLNSKVEDLTTCNDLIVKHGSALQRSLTELEAVRVGGDMGEKIRQVTERATLFRITSNAMINACRDFLSLAQSHSKRWQKALQVERDQRIRLEETLEQLAKQHNHLERAFRGATVLPSSFSNSTLGNKGGAGKGDASDEDDDNEFFDAMEDPAEFITVPADPKYHRRSGSNVSGLSSETGMDDQSVNFDEQSLASNPESPQPLELEPVRQRRTRIPDKPNYYLNLWSIMKNCIGKELSKIPMPVNFNEPLSMLQRLSEDLEYFELLDKAAKCQSSLEQMCYVAAFTVSSYSTTVHRTGKPFNPLLGETFELDRLKECGYRSLCEQVSHHPPAAAHHAFSEKGWSLRQEITLASKFRGKYLSIMPLGSIQCLFEKSNNHYSWKKVTTTIHNIIVGKLWIDQSGEIDVVNHKTGDRCHLKFTPYSYFSRDVPRKVTGVVTDKEGKAHYVLSGTWDEKMEFSRVMQSSKGENGTEGKQRTVYQTLKAKEIWTKNPLPEGAENMYYFSSLALTLNEHEEGVAPTDSRRRPDQRLMEDGRWDEANAEKQRLEEKQRITRREREREAVKVASSPEEGIHQDNHQALWFEKLDDPVSGETLHVYKGGYWEAKDQAEWDLCPDIF, from the exons ATGTCGGAGCCCAAGCCCCCAACCCCAACCCCTGGAGACAACTACAAGGGCTGGCTCTTCAAATGGACTAACTACATTAAAGGTTACCAGAGACGCTGGTTTGTCCTAAGCAATGGACTTCTGTCTTACTACAG GAGCCAGGCAGAGATGGGTCACACATGTCGAGGCACCATCAATTTGGCAACTGCCAATATTGCTGTTGAGGACTCCTGTAATTTTGTCATTTCCAATGGAGGGGCACAAACCTATCACCTTAAGGCCAACTCAGAAATAGAGCGCCAGCGATGGATCACTGCTCTGGAGCTTGCCAAGGCAAAGGCTGTCCACATGCAGGCTGAATCAG aTGACTCAGGCGATGAATGTCCAGCTGTGCCCCCCACCTCAGGACAGGGTGGCGGTTGCCGTAACTCAGAAGTCCAGTCCACACTACGCACACTCAACAGCAAGGTGGAGGACCTCACCACCTGTAATGATCTTATTGTAAAGCATGGCTCTGCCCTCCAAAG gtctctGACAGAACTGGAGGCGGTTCGTGTCGGAGGCGACATGGGGGAAAAGATAAGACAAGTTACAGAAAGAGCAACGCTGTTCAGAATAACCTCCAACGCCATGATTAAT GCTTGTAGAGACTTTCTCTCCCTGGCACAGAGCCACAGTAAGCGCTGGCAGAAGGCCTTACAGGTTGAAAGAGACCAGAGGATACGGCTGGAGGAGACTCTGGAGCAGCTTGCTAAACAGCACAACCACTTGGAAAGAGCTTTCCGAGGAGCTACAGTTCTCCCATCTTCATTCAGCAATTCCACCTTAGGAAACAAAG GTGGGGCAGGAAAAGGTGATGCcagtgatgaggatgatgataaCGAATTCTTTGATGCTATGGAAGACCCAGCAGAGTTTATTACTGTCCCTGCTGATCCCAAGTATCACAG AAGATCTGGCAGCAACGTCAGCGGGCTCAGCAGTGAGACTGGAATGGACGATCAGTCCGTTAAT TTTGATGAGCAGTCTTTGGCATCCAATCCAGAGTCTCCACAGCCCCTGGAGCTAGAGCCAGTTAGACAAAGAAGGACACGAATCCCCGACAAGCCCAACTATTACCTCAACCTGTGGAGCATTATGAAGAATTGCATTGGAAAGGAGCTCTCAAAGATACCAATGCCT GTGAATTTCAATGAGCCCCTCTCAATGCTGCAACGTCTATCTGAAGACCTGGAGTACTTCGAACTGCTGGATAAGGCTGCTAAATGTCAGAGCTCTCTGGAGCAGATGTGTTATGTTGCTGCGTTTACAGTCTCCTCCTATTCCACAACAGTCCACCGCACAGGAAAGCCCTTCAATCCTCTACTGGGTGAAACATTTGAGCTTGACAGGCTAAAAGAGTGCGGCTACCGCTCCCTCTGTGAACAG GTGAGTCACCatccacctgctgctgctcaccaCGCCTTCTCAGAAAAGGGCTGGAGCCTCAGACAAGAAATCACCTTGGCCAGCAAGTTCAGAGGAAAATATCTTTCCATCATGCCTTTGG GTTCTATTCAGTGTCTATTTGAAAAGAGCAACAATCACTACTCCTGGAAGAAAGtgacaacaacaatacacaacattaTTGTTGGTAAATTATGGATTGACCAG TCAGGCGAGATCGATGTGGTGAACCACAAGACAGGAGATCGCTGCCACCTGAAGTTTACTCCTTACAGTTACTTCTCTAGGGATGTACCAAGAAAG GTCACTGGAGTTGTCACAGACAAGGAAGGAAAGGCCCACTATGTGCTATCAGGAACCTGGGATGAGAAGATGGAGTTTTCCAGAGTAATGCAGAGCAGTAAAGGCGAGAACGGCACCGAAGGCAAACAGAGGACTGTCTATCAGACACTCAAAGCGAAAGAAATCTGGACAAAGAATCCTTTACC AGAGGGAGCGGAGAACATGTACTACTTCTCCTCACTGGCCTTGACGCTCAATGAGCATGAAGAGGGAGTGGCGCCGACAGACAGTCGCAGACGCCCTGACCAACGGTTAATGGAGGACGGCCGTTGGGACGAGGCcaatgcagaaaaacagagactgGAGGAGAAACAACGCATTACAcggcgagagagggagagggaggctGTCAAGGTAGCCAGTTCACCTGaggaag GCATCCATCAGGACAACCACCAGGCACTGTGGTTTGAGAAGTTGGACGACCCAGTATCCGGAGAGACCTTGCATGTCTACAAGGGCGGTTACTGGGAGGCAAAGGACCAAGCTGAATGGGACCTGTGCCCCGACATCTTCTAA